GCTGCCTGTTGCCTTGAAGCAAAAAcccgcgaggcagagcgTCTTTCTAGCTCCTCTCGACCCTCGTCGCTCCCTCCGCGCTCTGCCTGGCTGTCCCTCGCCCAGGCCGAGCAGGCGggcgtctctcctccgctctcttctgcagACCTGAAGCCTACACCGTCTCCCCTCCGTGAGTTCGTCCGCGGAGCTTtcagcgcacacgcgcacccGCCCACGGTGCCGGCTTCCGCACGAAGGCCCTCCAACACGCAGAAGGagcggcccgcgcggcgcccaccCTAAACCCCGCCGCTCGGAGGCTCGGAGACGCGTCCGCCgttgcgtctgcggcctcgcctcagcAGTGAACCCCCAGGAGGCAGATCTGAATATACACGACGCGGCCCTCGAGCTTGTGCCTGTACTTCACGAAGTTCTGCGAGAGGAAGTTTCTGGCCACGTAGTCAGCCACCGACTCGAGAATCGCCTTGGGCGCTACGTAGTCGCTCCGGAAGTCCGCGATCGCCACGCTGCTCACGTAGAGCGGCGGACCGACGCTCGTGGACAGGACcacggacgcgcgcgcccgcttgCGCTTCACCCAGCTCAAGCGCGTGTCAGACGTCACCTGCGTGTGAACCGTCACGACGGCATCGCCGTCAATCGGCTGCGCCAGAAGCACCAACAGCGCGTGCGTGagtgctgcgcgcggcggtgccgcgtactcgcggcgcccgtgcCTCGACCGCGCAATCTCCAGCCGCAGTATAGCCACCGACGACCTGGAAAACGCAACGCACAGAAGCCCTCGCTGCGTGACAAAGTTCGAcgctgcccgcggcgcccgcaaaCAAACGGAGGCCTTGGCACAGCCACACAGtgagacagacgcgcgacagCAAGAGACGTGTGAGAACAGACTCGCACTCTAGcccccgcagaggcgcgagacgacggcTGAACACCTCGCAGAGCGACTGCAGCTGAAGACGACACAATGCGGTGGAAGAATGACAGCCACACCACGGCCACACGAAGCACGCAGTCCCGTCACTGCGGACATGAACGCGACCTCCGCAAACGTCCTACACATATTCCTATGTCAAAAAGCGAATGGATAATAATATACACTATGTGCAGTTGCCTGCGGAACGgaagcctccgcctccgcctggctTCCTGCGGTGCTGCTGTGCGTCGAACCTGaacagagacgagagaggaagcgccggcagaggcacGTCGGAGAAGGAGGCTAAAACTGCAGTCCTGCTGGAGTGGTAGATTCTGTAGAGACCCAAGTCGACGGGCGGGAGGCGAAGCCactcctctgcgccttcgggcagctgcgcggagacgagacgcTTGTTGCAATTCCTCTCAATCGTCGTGAAGAAGCGAAGCTCGGCGTTCAGCCGCCTAGTCAGCCGCTCGAGttccggcgcaggcgcgcgcgagtaGGTGGCGAACTCGTACGCGCGGAGACCCGCTTCGGTCAAGTACGAAACCGACCGCTGCATCAGCGAAGCCTGATGAGCCGCAGTCGTCGCTGAAGGCGCATCACGGCGGGAAAAAGACCAAGATTGCAAAAAAGCAAGAATCCTCAGCAACACACGCAGTTGCTCCCCACCACTCGTGGACGCGAGGTGCTCTTACACACGCAGTGCAGGAGGAAAAACGGACGACTTGAGCACGTGGGAAACAGCTAAAGGTGACACGGGAAAGGAATacggaaggcggcgccagcaggaGACCCCCTCCTTCGTCCAGCTCTACAGAAGTCCTAGTGAATTGCGAGGTTGCGCGAATGCGGAAAGCGACCTCTGCGTGCCTGCGGGCACTTCGAGGCCTCAAGCCGACAAGCTGATGCACAGTCAACaagcgccttctctcgcctcttctcccaCTCAAACGCCGTGTGTCCGCGTTTCACAGCGGCGTCAATCAATCACAGTCGCTGCTACTGCGCGAGCAGACAACGCGTTACCTGGTCGTTCTCCGGCGAAGACAATGAGGACTTTCGCATTCTGCCCcgtggcgcgcagcgcctgcagcgcaagGGCTTTGTTGGGACCGGCGAGACTCCGCTGAAAGGCGAGGCCGTAGACGTCAGTTCGCGACAGAACCACACCGCCGCTGTCGCTATCTGTTCAGACAGAGGGACACGGACCAGCGCCCAAATGTGCATGAGACTGTCGCGCTCTAGTCTCTGAGTCTATCCCGCGCGCATCTCGTGTTGTATCCGAGTGTAGCTTTGATTTTTCAGGGTGCGGTCATTCGACACCGCGACGAAGTTGAGGAGCGTACGAGATGCACCACGCCCTGCTTtgtgctgcgccgcggatACAGTTGTCGCACAAGACACCCAGGAAGCAGTTTCTGCGCAATGCAGAGCCAGTGCCTGCGGAGGCTCCCCTCTACGGCTCgcatctgcggcggccgcggatgTGTGGGCGCTGCCGCACACGTGGACGCGACCGGCACCTGAATCGGAGAAAGCGacccgcgcggagaccgacGCCGAAGATCCAGAcgcccagccgccgcgcgacagacTCTGCGTACCTCGAGGATCTAGCAATGCGAGGGCCGAGGTTGCACGTCGCCCCGACTTGTCGAAGGCGACGACCTGCGCCTCCACTAGCACCTGGTTGAAGGAGACAAGCGAAAAGCCGCGCGGGATGCCAGCCTTCTGCAGCTGAGCGAGTGCCATCTGGATAGTCCTCGGAGTCGGCACGACGTGAAACCGCATGCGATCCAGGTTCCGGACCGCGGCGTACGGCGGAATGTAGCAAAAGACCGGGCGACTGCGACGAAAAAGAAcccaacacacacacacacacacgcggaaGGCTTCTGACACGGCGCGTTCCCTTACATCAAACACGGGAAAATCCCTTCGCAGAGCCGCGTGCGCTCACACGTCCTTCTGTGTATACGCAGAGAGCAGGCGAGGTGTGTTGCTTTTCGCTTCCTGGGCGGGTGATGATAGGCACCGCCCAGGGAAGACACCATTTGGCTCGAGAGTCCCAGGTCGGCGGCAGGAAAGAAGATTGCCACCGCACAAACCTTAGGCGCGAAAGTGCGGCACAGCGGAGCCACCCTtacgcaggcgcagagcaCATGCGGCAAGCTCTCGACACACTCATCATCGCAAGGGCTCATGCGTCACTCCATTGCTTACACATTCAGATGAGGGTCCTGCCTTCGCAGTCTAGCCAGCAGCCGCGTGGCGACCTCGTCGACCGTCGCaaggcctgcgccgctcttGTTTCCGTTGATGAGCCACGAACTCAAGTCCACGATGCTGACGCTTTGCTTTTTGAAGTCGCTCAGAATGCGGTCGACAACCATGTCCACGTAGGTCAGCTCGACGCGCGGGGTCGAAAGAACGAGAGAAAActcctcttccttctgtTTCAGGATCAACGCAGTCGCGTCCACGAACCTCTCTTGCCCAGCCTGAACAAGCAGCGACGCGTTCCGCCCCATCTGCTCGATGATATCCGAGATGCCGTCAGCCCATGTcgaaacgcgcgcgcgagcttgTTCCAACGTCccgcggagctgcagagaaggaacGCAGCCAAGACACCAGAAACAAAAGCCGACAAATGCAAGACAGACCGCGCGGGATGCGAAGACGTGGGGAAAACAACCGGAAACACGCCGCAACAGCGCCGAACGCGCGAAACGCActccagctgcgcctcggccttATATCCTTAATCCTACAGCCTGAACTGCAAGCGTCACGCTACGCGAATCAGAGCAAAATGAGGAGGTAGATATACTACAGGCTTTGCTCCCACGCCTGCAGCGGTCTCGCTCTGTCTACATCGCCGAcaacgaggcgccgcagagtctGCAGTCCCCCCTCCCCGTAACGAAGAGGGTCGCCCGGCATCCGAAGAGCGTCCTGAAGTCCTGCGATTCGTTTACCTCTTGGAGCTTCGTCGCGTTGCTCTGAACTTGCAACTCGACTTGCTTGAATCGGCTGCTGTACTTttcgccgaggagaagcgcgtcGGCATCGCTCCTGAGGTATTccacgacgccgcggagttCCCCCATCGTCTGCAAGACGACCGACCCTGCCACGCCGTTGATGCGATCGCGAACGTTGTTCAGTCGGTCAAGGAAAAGCGCTGAACAATCCAAAAAATTGAAACATCTCCAGGCGCACGTCGGGCGCAGGGTTGGACAACGTATGATCGCGACGCCTCACGTCTAACAAGGAAGCCACTGGCAAAAGAATCTCACCAGAACTCTGCTCAAGACGGCAACAGCAAGCACGCTGTCAATACACGCAAGAAACGTCAACACCCTGCCATGGGACACTGGCCatgcgctgcccgcgccaCCGTTTGGATGTAGGCCTCCACCCAAGCCGATGTAGCTTGCCCCCTCAGCAAACCTTTCGCTCGTGTCCCTGCAGCAGCCCTAAAGCCACGCAAAAGCCTGcaatacacgtatatatatgtatgtacatgcATTGCACTACACACATGCGTAGGCATATACTAGCAGATGCCCGCCTCAACGAGAAAGACGTCGAGGTCACGACCACAAAGATGtcgcagcgtctcgccggTCTCGCGGCAGCCAGTTCCCTCGTTGCGCAGACGTACCTTgccgctctgcggctcgcACGCGCATGAGGTCCAAGAACTTGCCTATCCTCCACTGACCCAGGCGGGCATTCGACTTCAGGGTGCCGATCGCCTTCTCGAGCCCGCCAAGCTGCTGACTCTTCGCGTTGAGTGCGAGCGCCGTCGAGTCGATAATCTGAGAAAACCCCGCCACGGACCACGCTGAGAATAtgcggctcgcctctgcgatGCCGAGACACGCAtcgcctgcttcgccctgtttttcttcctttGCGAGCCTGCCCTGGAACGGACGTGCCGTAAACCCTACACCCTAAAACCCTCTAGACTCTCCCTCATGACGAGAGCTCGCCTGTCCCCTTCGCCGATTCTATCGAAGCAtttcgccttcgcttgcTCAGGCAAAATAGAGCGGCCCACGGTGCGACCTGTGGGACTAGAGTGTTTCTGCCGCCGGACACTATCTTtcgccgcagacacgcatTCAGTCTGCATGCTGTCAATCCCACCCGATGCGATGCACTGCCACAACACACTCGCCGCTGGatcgcgcggcctctgatTCTC
Above is a window of Besnoitia besnoiti strain Bb-Ger1 chromosome Unknown contig00007, whole genome shotgun sequence DNA encoding:
- a CDS encoding uncharacterized protein (encoded by transcript BESB_070400), which encodes MPPRLSRCCCAWASRLLGASALLFICFSSLVLRPIPQSRVGDNVGAGSSPSLRTGSTCYTGHSLFAAAAEDQSRAGGEAADEATAGARRDEDGAGPGDPRWGRAARASTGGPSDDEDAEGRVKRRERAKEKLARGETLSASRDGGGSGEARASNDGAQAAAHSFEENSYWFSRGPWLYLGGAPPAVRKAGAPQKAGPENIASLLNHVGGLNRELALDLQGKQILTTQIIDSTALALNAKSQQLGGLEKAIGTLKSNARLGQWRIGKFLDLMRVRAAERQALFLDRLNNVRDRINGVAGSVVLQTMGELRGVVEYLRSDADALLLGEKYSSRFKQVELQVQSNATKLQELRGTLEQARARVSTWADGISDIIEQMGRNASLLVQAGQERFVDATALILKQKEEEFSLVLSTPRVELTYVDMVVDRILSDFKKQSVSIVDLSSWLINGNKSGAGLATVDEVATRLLARLRRQDPHLNVRPVFCYIPPYAAVRNLDRMRFHVVPTPRTIQMALAQLQKAGIPRGFSLVSFNQVLVEAQVVAFDKSGRRATSALALLDPRDSDSGGVVLSRTDVYGLAFQRSLAGPNKALALQALRATGQNAKVLIVFAGERPATTAAHQASLMQRSVSYLTEAGLRAYEFATYSRAPAPELERLTRRLNAELRFFTTIERNCNKRLVSAQLPEGAEEWLRLPPVDLGLYRIYHSSRTAVLASFSDVPLPALPLSSLFRSSVAILRLEIARSRHGRREYAAPPRAALTHALLVLLAQPIDGDAVVTVHTQVTSDTRLSWVKRKRARASVVLSTSVGPPLYVSSVAIADFRSDYVAPKAILESVADYVARNFLSQNFVKYRHKLEGRVVYIQICLLGVHC